One Glycine max cultivar Williams 82 chromosome 4, Glycine_max_v4.0, whole genome shotgun sequence DNA segment encodes these proteins:
- the LOC100820362 gene encoding uncharacterized protein LOC100820362 isoform 1 (isoform 1 is encoded by transcript variant 1): MCIALFLWQCHPLYPFLLLNNRDEYHNRPTKPVSWWEDCDILAGRDEIAMGTWLACSTQGRVAFLTNVLELHTLPEAKSRGDLPVLFLKSSKKPKEFAESLKSEAHYYNGFNLIVADIVSNSMVYISNRPKGQPITIQEVPPGLHVLSNDKLDSPWHKALRLEFSFKEHVAKHGEGEIPVKEVIQKLMKDTVKADKNSLPRICSLDWEFNLSSIFVEVETPLGLYGTRSSAALTVRSSGEASFYEVYLDDTKWKEHVIDFRIGKLNYVTDEVA, from the exons ATGTGTATAGCTTTGTTTCTTTGGCAATGCCACCCACTgtacccttttcttcttttgaataaCAGAGATGAATATCACAATAG GCCTACGAAGCCAGTGTCTTGGTGGGAAGATTGTGATATTTTGGCAGGAAGGGACGAAATAGCAATGGGAACATGGTTGGCTTGTTCCACACAAGGAAGGGTGGCTTTTCTCACCAATGTTTTGGAGCTTCATACCCTCCCTGAGGCCAAAAGTCGTGGAGACCTACCCGTACTATTTCTCAAG AGCAGCAAAAAACCGAAAGAATTTGCGGAAAGCCTAAAATCAGAGGCTCATTATTACAACGGGTTCAACTTAATCGTGGCTGATATTGTCTCGAATTCAATGGTGTACATCTCCAACAGGCCCAAGGGACAACCTATTACCATTCAAGAGGTTCCACCAGGGTTGCATGTACTTTCAAATGATAAGTTAGATTCGCCATGGCATAAG GCTCTGCGCCTAGAATTCAGTTTCAAAGAACATGTTGCCAAACATGGGGAAGGTGAGATACCTGTGAAGGAGGTGATTCAAAAGCTAATGAAGGACACAGTTAAAGCTGACAAAAACTCACTACCTCGTATTTGTTCACTTGATTGGGAATTCAATCTGAGCTCCATTTTTGTTGAAGTAGAAACACCACTG GGTTTATATGGCACTAGGAGTAGTGCTGCATTAACCGTAAGATCAAGTGGTGAAGCAAGCTTTTATGAGGTTTATCTGGATGACACAAAGTGGAAGGAACATGTTATCGATTTCCGTATCGGGAAGTTGAACTATGTCACGGATGAAGTAGCCTAG
- the LOC100775453 gene encoding uncharacterized WD repeat-containing protein C2A9.03 isoform X1, which yields MEHFNNDDLEYVVDEYYDVPDFAVEDTSSDIVPELTSDVDSDFEDEFPTSNAKTDTTASEARNGKDIQGIPWERLNYSRDKYRETRLKQYKNYQNFSRSRHDLRKECLEVQKGETFYDFFFNTRLVKSTIVHFQLRNLLWATSKHDVYFMQNYSVMHWSALLRRGKEVLNVAKPIIPTLKRPGFLAQPVSRVQISTMTVKENLMVAGGFQGELICKNLKHPGVLFCGKITTDDNAITNAVDVYSNPAGSLRVITANNDFQVRVFDAENFASLGCFKYDWSVNNTSVSPDGKLLAVLGDSTECLIADANTGKITGSLKGHLDYSFSSAWHPDGQILATGNQDKTCRLWDIRNLSQSMAVLKGRMGAIRALRFTSDGRFLAMAEPADFVHIFDSHSGYEQGQEIDLFGEIAGISFSPDTEALFVGIADRTYGSLLEFNRKRHYNYLDSF from the exons ATGGAGCACTTCAACAACGACGATCTCGAGTACGTTGTCGACGAGTACTACGACGTTCCCGATTTTGCAGTCGAAGACACCTCCTCCGACATTGTTCCTGAACTAACCTCCGATGTTGACTCCGACTTCGAAGACGAGTTTCCAACG AGTAATGCGAAGACTGATACCACTGCTTCCGAAGCCAGAAACGGGAAAGATATACAAGGAATCCCGTGGGAGAGGCTTAATTATAGCAGAGACAAATACCGCGAGACCAGACTCAAGCAGTACAAAAACTACCAGAACTTCTCTCGCTCTCGTCACGACCTCCGCAAG GAGTGTTTGGAAGTGCAGAAGGGGGAGACTTTCTATGACTTCTTCTTCAATACCAGGCTTGTCAAATCCACTATTGTGCACTTTCAG CTGAGGAATTTGTTGTGGGCAACTTCGAAGCATGATGTatactttatgcaaaactattCAGTGATGCACTGGTCCGCATTACTACGAAGGGGTAAAGAAGTGCTTAACGTAGCCAAACCAATTATTCCAACCCTT AAGCGTCCTGGATTTTTAGCTCAACCTGTCTCCAGAGTGCAAATAAGCACCATGACTGTTAAGGAAAATCTGATGGTGGCAGGTGGTTTCCAGGGTGAGCTTATATGTAAG AATTTGAAACATCCTGGAGTTCTATTCTGTGGTAAAATAACTACAGATGATAATGCCATAACCAATGCTGTGGATGTTTACAGCAATCCTGC TGGGTCATTGAGGGTCATCACAGCAAATAATGATTTCCAAGTTCGGGTTTTTGATGCAGAGAATTTTGCTTCTCTTGGTTGTTTCAAGTATGATTGGTCTGTTAAT AACACTTCTGTTAGTCCGGATGGAAAGTTGTTAGCTGTTCTTGGGGACAGTACTGAGTGCTTGATAGCTGATGCTAACACCGGAAAG ATTACTGGGAGCCTAAAAGGGCACTTGGACTACTCTTTTTCATCAGCTTGGCACCCAGATGGACAAATATTGGCCACTGGGAATCAGGACAAAACATGCAGATTGTGGGACATAAGAAATCTTTCACAGTCTATGGCTGTGTTAAAGGGAAGAATGGGTGCAATAAGAGCCCTAAGATTCACATCTGATGGACGATTTTTGGCCATGGCTGAGCCTGCAGACTTTGTCCATATTTTTGACTCACATTCTGGTTATGAACAAGGTCAAGAGATAGATCTATTTGGCGAGATTGCTGGCATATCCTTTAGCCCGGACACAGAGGCTCTATTTGTGGGTATTGCTGACCGAACCTATGGTAGCTTGTTAGAGTTCAACAGAAAACGTCACTATAATTACCTAGACTCGTTTTGA
- the LOC100775453 gene encoding uncharacterized WD repeat-containing protein C2A9.03 isoform X3: MLRNLLWATSKHDVYFMQNYSVMHWSALLRRGKEVLNVAKPIIPTLKRPGFLAQPVSRVQISTMTVKENLMVAGGFQGELICKNLKHPGVLFCGKITTDDNAITNAVDVYSNPAGSLRVITANNDFQVRVFDAENFASLGCFKYDWSVNNTSVSPDGKLLAVLGDSTECLIADANTGKITGSLKGHLDYSFSSAWHPDGQILATGNQDKTCRLWDIRNLSQSMAVLKGRMGAIRALRFTSDGRFLAMAEPADFVHIFDSHSGYEQGQEIDLFGEIAGISFSPDTEALFVGIADRTYGSLLEFNRKRHYNYLDSF; this comes from the exons ATG CTGAGGAATTTGTTGTGGGCAACTTCGAAGCATGATGTatactttatgcaaaactattCAGTGATGCACTGGTCCGCATTACTACGAAGGGGTAAAGAAGTGCTTAACGTAGCCAAACCAATTATTCCAACCCTT AAGCGTCCTGGATTTTTAGCTCAACCTGTCTCCAGAGTGCAAATAAGCACCATGACTGTTAAGGAAAATCTGATGGTGGCAGGTGGTTTCCAGGGTGAGCTTATATGTAAG AATTTGAAACATCCTGGAGTTCTATTCTGTGGTAAAATAACTACAGATGATAATGCCATAACCAATGCTGTGGATGTTTACAGCAATCCTGC TGGGTCATTGAGGGTCATCACAGCAAATAATGATTTCCAAGTTCGGGTTTTTGATGCAGAGAATTTTGCTTCTCTTGGTTGTTTCAAGTATGATTGGTCTGTTAAT AACACTTCTGTTAGTCCGGATGGAAAGTTGTTAGCTGTTCTTGGGGACAGTACTGAGTGCTTGATAGCTGATGCTAACACCGGAAAG ATTACTGGGAGCCTAAAAGGGCACTTGGACTACTCTTTTTCATCAGCTTGGCACCCAGATGGACAAATATTGGCCACTGGGAATCAGGACAAAACATGCAGATTGTGGGACATAAGAAATCTTTCACAGTCTATGGCTGTGTTAAAGGGAAGAATGGGTGCAATAAGAGCCCTAAGATTCACATCTGATGGACGATTTTTGGCCATGGCTGAGCCTGCAGACTTTGTCCATATTTTTGACTCACATTCTGGTTATGAACAAGGTCAAGAGATAGATCTATTTGGCGAGATTGCTGGCATATCCTTTAGCCCGGACACAGAGGCTCTATTTGTGGGTATTGCTGACCGAACCTATGGTAGCTTGTTAGAGTTCAACAGAAAACGTCACTATAATTACCTAGACTCGTTTTGA
- the LOC100775453 gene encoding uncharacterized WD repeat-containing protein C2A9.03 isoform X2: MEHFNNDDLEYVVDEYYDVPDFAVEDTSSDIVPELTSDVDSDFEDEFPTSNAKTDTTASEARNGKDIQGIPWERLNYSRDKYRETRLKQYKNYQNFSRSRHDLRKECLEVQKGETFYDFFFNTRLVKSTIVHFQLRNLLWATSKHDVYFMQNYSVMHWSALLRRGKEVLNVAKPIIPTLRPGFLAQPVSRVQISTMTVKENLMVAGGFQGELICKNLKHPGVLFCGKITTDDNAITNAVDVYSNPAGSLRVITANNDFQVRVFDAENFASLGCFKYDWSVNNTSVSPDGKLLAVLGDSTECLIADANTGKITGSLKGHLDYSFSSAWHPDGQILATGNQDKTCRLWDIRNLSQSMAVLKGRMGAIRALRFTSDGRFLAMAEPADFVHIFDSHSGYEQGQEIDLFGEIAGISFSPDTEALFVGIADRTYGSLLEFNRKRHYNYLDSF, from the exons ATGGAGCACTTCAACAACGACGATCTCGAGTACGTTGTCGACGAGTACTACGACGTTCCCGATTTTGCAGTCGAAGACACCTCCTCCGACATTGTTCCTGAACTAACCTCCGATGTTGACTCCGACTTCGAAGACGAGTTTCCAACG AGTAATGCGAAGACTGATACCACTGCTTCCGAAGCCAGAAACGGGAAAGATATACAAGGAATCCCGTGGGAGAGGCTTAATTATAGCAGAGACAAATACCGCGAGACCAGACTCAAGCAGTACAAAAACTACCAGAACTTCTCTCGCTCTCGTCACGACCTCCGCAAG GAGTGTTTGGAAGTGCAGAAGGGGGAGACTTTCTATGACTTCTTCTTCAATACCAGGCTTGTCAAATCCACTATTGTGCACTTTCAG CTGAGGAATTTGTTGTGGGCAACTTCGAAGCATGATGTatactttatgcaaaactattCAGTGATGCACTGGTCCGCATTACTACGAAGGGGTAAAGAAGTGCTTAACGTAGCCAAACCAATTATTCCAACCCTT CGTCCTGGATTTTTAGCTCAACCTGTCTCCAGAGTGCAAATAAGCACCATGACTGTTAAGGAAAATCTGATGGTGGCAGGTGGTTTCCAGGGTGAGCTTATATGTAAG AATTTGAAACATCCTGGAGTTCTATTCTGTGGTAAAATAACTACAGATGATAATGCCATAACCAATGCTGTGGATGTTTACAGCAATCCTGC TGGGTCATTGAGGGTCATCACAGCAAATAATGATTTCCAAGTTCGGGTTTTTGATGCAGAGAATTTTGCTTCTCTTGGTTGTTTCAAGTATGATTGGTCTGTTAAT AACACTTCTGTTAGTCCGGATGGAAAGTTGTTAGCTGTTCTTGGGGACAGTACTGAGTGCTTGATAGCTGATGCTAACACCGGAAAG ATTACTGGGAGCCTAAAAGGGCACTTGGACTACTCTTTTTCATCAGCTTGGCACCCAGATGGACAAATATTGGCCACTGGGAATCAGGACAAAACATGCAGATTGTGGGACATAAGAAATCTTTCACAGTCTATGGCTGTGTTAAAGGGAAGAATGGGTGCAATAAGAGCCCTAAGATTCACATCTGATGGACGATTTTTGGCCATGGCTGAGCCTGCAGACTTTGTCCATATTTTTGACTCACATTCTGGTTATGAACAAGGTCAAGAGATAGATCTATTTGGCGAGATTGCTGGCATATCCTTTAGCCCGGACACAGAGGCTCTATTTGTGGGTATTGCTGACCGAACCTATGGTAGCTTGTTAGAGTTCAACAGAAAACGTCACTATAATTACCTAGACTCGTTTTGA
- the LOC100820362 gene encoding uncharacterized protein LOC100820362 isoform 2 (isoform 2 is encoded by transcript variant 2) has protein sequence MCIALFLWQCHPLYPFLLLNNRDEYHNRPTKPVSWWEDCDILAGRDEIAMGTWLACSTQGRVAFLTNVLELHTLPEAKSRGDLPVLFLKSSKKPKEFAESLKSEAHYYNGFNLIVADIVSNSMVYISNRPKGQPITIQEVPPGLHVLSNDKLDSPWHKALRLEFSFKEHVAKHGEGEIPVKEVIQKLMKDTVKADKNSLPRICSLDWEFNLSSIFVEVETPLE, from the exons ATGTGTATAGCTTTGTTTCTTTGGCAATGCCACCCACTgtacccttttcttcttttgaataaCAGAGATGAATATCACAATAG GCCTACGAAGCCAGTGTCTTGGTGGGAAGATTGTGATATTTTGGCAGGAAGGGACGAAATAGCAATGGGAACATGGTTGGCTTGTTCCACACAAGGAAGGGTGGCTTTTCTCACCAATGTTTTGGAGCTTCATACCCTCCCTGAGGCCAAAAGTCGTGGAGACCTACCCGTACTATTTCTCAAG AGCAGCAAAAAACCGAAAGAATTTGCGGAAAGCCTAAAATCAGAGGCTCATTATTACAACGGGTTCAACTTAATCGTGGCTGATATTGTCTCGAATTCAATGGTGTACATCTCCAACAGGCCCAAGGGACAACCTATTACCATTCAAGAGGTTCCACCAGGGTTGCATGTACTTTCAAATGATAAGTTAGATTCGCCATGGCATAAG GCTCTGCGCCTAGAATTCAGTTTCAAAGAACATGTTGCCAAACATGGGGAAGGTGAGATACCTGTGAAGGAGGTGATTCAAAAGCTAATGAAGGACACAGTTAAAGCTGACAAAAACTCACTACCTCGTATTTGTTCACTTGATTGGGAATTCAATCTGAGCTCCATTTTTGTTGAAGTAGAAACACCACTG GAGTAG